From Cannabis sativa cultivar Pink pepper isolate KNU-18-1 chromosome 8, ASM2916894v1, whole genome shotgun sequence, a single genomic window includes:
- the LOC115699232 gene encoding uncharacterized protein LOC115699232: protein MGTREVYEEKLRRGNLHHDPTINPGLGAPRCPRCLSTLVPSPDKGEWAITSVLHDATAVAGSGIGGMLGAIHGINTGIPYLQNRVKGPKWLPFLVGLPPLLMFSGASAAFGGYALPSFAQLTVTSYYAASSASHYGISLLTRYVEEFHTSRGQQESR from the exons ATGGGGACGAGAGAGGTCTACGAGGAGAAGCTCAGAAGAGGAAATCTCCATCACGATCCCACCATTAATCCAGGTCTTGGTGCTCCTCGTTGCCCCCGATGTCTATCCACGCTGGTTCCTAGCCCT GATAAAGGTGAGTGGGCCATTACTTCTGTTCTACACGATGCCACTGCTGTG GCTGGTTCAGGCATTGGCGGTATGCTTGGTGCAATCCATGGAATTAACACAG GGATTCCATACCTGCAGAATCGTGTGAAGGGACCAAAGTGGCTTCCTTTCTTAGTTGGG CTACCTCCACTGCTAATGTTCTCGGGTGCAAGTGCTGCATTTGGAG GTTATGCTCTTCCTAGTTTTGCTCAACTCACTGTTACTTCCTACTATGCTGCCTCAAGTGCCTCACATTATGGGATTTCACTGCTTACACGATATGTTGAAGAGTTCCATACTTCTCGTGGTCAGCAAGAAAGTCGCTGA
- the LOC115699224 gene encoding zinc finger protein 8, whose translation MDKSERETHDFMNVESFSQLPFIRPVAAPLKEKGGIRLFGKEFGGGGGGGGTDSKATTAMDGSESAETINSCGDDSSKDNHNNNDNNNNGGESSRRFECHYCCRNFPTSQALGGHQNAHKRERQHAKRAHLQSAMVHGGLTDAHVYGLINYRLGHSAAAAPAYPSWNANSTTTTVNSGSRYYGGHSSYGQAPLATPINGSPLGLWRIPAGVQSGPTISRSIHGPVMPLFAGEEMKTTSSSGLVVGGSSSSGHVIGSHQSRYVNYHDSKSSSVQEHVSLDLHL comes from the coding sequence aTGGACAAGTCCGAAAGAGAGACTCATGATTTCATGAACGTGGAGTCATTCTCTCAGCTACCTTTCATACGTCCAGTAGCCGCCCCACTTAAAGAGAAGGGCGGAATTAGACTCTTTGGGAAGGAATTTGGAGGCGGTGGCGGCGGCGGAGGTACTGATTCCAAAGCCACCACCGCCATGGATGGGTCGGAGTCAGCAGAGACTATAAACTCATGCGGCGACGACTCATCCAAAGATAATCATAACAACAATGATAACAACAACAACGGGGGAGAGAGTAGCCGCCGTTTCGAGTGCCATTACTGCTGTCGAAACTTCCCAACATCTCAAGCCCTTGGAGGCCACCAAAACGCGCACAAGAGAGAAAGACAACACGCCAAGCGAGCTCACCTCCAGTCCGCCATGGTTCACGGCGGCCTTACTGATGCTCACGTCTACGGACTAATCAACTACCGCCTCGGCCACTCAGCAGCCGCTGCTCCGGCTTATCCTTCTTGGAACGCCAATTCTACTACAACAACCGTAAATAGCGGTTCTAGGTATTATGGTGGCCACAGCTCGTATGGTCAGGCTCCGTTGGCGACCCCCATAAATGGGAGCCCATTGGGCTTGTGGAGGATTCCGGCGGGTGTCCAAAGTGGGCCGACTATAAGCCGGTCGATCCATGGGCCTGTAATGCCGTTATTCGCAGGTGAAGAAATGAAAACGACGTCGTCGTCGGGTTTAGTTGTTGGTGGGTCAAGTAGTAGTGGTCATGTTATTGGTTCTCATCAGAGCCGGTATGTTAATTATCATGACTCCAAATCGTCTAGTGTACAAGAGCATGTGAGTTTGGATCTTCATCtgtga